Proteins encoded by one window of Microtus pennsylvanicus isolate mMicPen1 chromosome 18, mMicPen1.hap1, whole genome shotgun sequence:
- the Etfb gene encoding electron transfer flavoprotein subunit beta, with translation MAELRALVAVKRVIDFAVKIRVKPDKSGVVTDGVKHSMNPFCEIAVEEAVRLKEKKLVKEVIAVSCGPAQCQETIRTALAMGADRGIHVEVPAAQAESLGPLQVARVLAKLAEKEKVDLLFLGKQAIDDDCNQTGQMAAGLLDWPQGTFASQVTLEGDKIKVEREIDGGLETIRLKLPSVVTADLRLNEPRYATLPNIMKAKKKKIEVMKPGDLGVDLTSKVSVVSVEEPPQRLAGVKVETTEDLVAKLKEVGRI, from the exons ATCCGGGTAAAGCCTGACAAGTCAGGAGTGGTCACCGATGGCGTCAAACATTCCATGAACCCTTTCTGTGAGATTGCAGTGGAGGAGGCTGTGCGGCTCAAAGAGAAGAAGCTGGTAAAGGAGGTCATTGCTGTCAGCTGTGGCCCCGCCCAATGCCAG GAGACCATCCGCACTGCTCTGGCCATGGGTGCAGACAGAGGCATCCATGTGGAGGTGCCAGCGGCACAGGCAGAAAGCTTAGGCCCTTTACAGGTGGCCCGGGTCCTCGCCAAGCTGGCTGAGAAGGAGAAGGTGGACCTTCTGTTCCTGGGCAAGCAG gcCATTGATGATGACTGCAACCAGACAGGTCAGATGGCAGCTGGACTTCTGGACTGGCCGCAG GGCACATTCGCCTCTCAGGTGACACTGGAGGGCGACAAGATAAAAGTGGAGCGGGAAATCGACGGGGGTCTGGAGACCATACGCCTGAAGCTGCCCTCTGTGGTGACCGCCGACCTGAGGCTCAATGAGCCTCGCTATGCCACCCTGCCCAACATCATG AAAGCCAAGAAGAAGAAGATTGAAGTGATGAAGCCTGGAGACCTGGGTGTGGACCTGACCTCCAAGGTCTCTGTGGTCAGTGTGGAGGAGCCCCCTCAACGCTTGGCAGGAGTCAAGGTGGagaccacagaggacctggtggcCAAGTTGAAGGAGGTGGGGCGGATCTGA